A section of the Girardinichthys multiradiatus isolate DD_20200921_A chromosome 5, DD_fGirMul_XY1, whole genome shotgun sequence genome encodes:
- the LOC124868557 gene encoding B-cell receptor CD22-like: MACAVKGHEDFPSPLFCTGYYCYKVTYSKGRICAFKGSSVTIGSFYNRFNVVSAFWFSPGRSEKWMDPLNPETLIEDSQYAGRVDVTYTTGQSNLTITNLRESDSAEYRFMFQTHRFKWGSDLHGTTLTVTALQIQVTKTSALQDTTYAELKCHSSCTPAVYHYIWFKNGQNLGHTESTYKGPINTTDKISCAVSEHEEYRAPEVYAPVSPSVSVNSSGDIFEGKPATLRCRSQANPPAYYTWYKKTKTSALQHVSEDSQLFLSSIQLSDSGDYCCVAKNQLGESQSKYLNVDVKYAPKRADVSQSHREVVEGVSVNLTCSSDGNPAPNYSWYKDNQMMLQGQQGVYQLTSVRSEDSGIYNCQAENQYGLISSSSVHINVEYSPRLPSVSVNPPGEIAVGGSVNLICSSVANPAATYTWYKESTTSPAASGQMFTIEAIRHEHGGNYYCQARNSRGHHNSTLYLIVVLSSATTAVAGSITFIFLFGLFLSAFIIFRKKMASRQTSETRERPGVIWTNHSGVSLPLH, encoded by the exons ATGGCCTGCGCTGTTAAAGGACACGAGGACTTTCCTTCCCCTTTATTCT GTACCGGCTACTACTGCTATAAAGTAACGTACAGTAAAGGAAGAAtctgtgcattcaaaggttCTTCTGTGACCATTGGTTCCTTTTACAATAGATTCAATGTCGTATCAGCATTCTGGTTCAGTCCTGGACGCAGTGAGAAATGGATGGATCCCTTGAACCCAGAGACCCTCATAGAAGACTCTCAGTATGCAGGTCGTGTGGATGTCACTTACACAACAGGGCAGTCCAACCTGACAATTACTAACTTAAGAGAGAGTGATTCAGCAGAGTATCGATTTATGTTCCAAACACATAGGTTTAAGTGGGGGAGTGATTTACATGGAACAACTCTAACTGTCACAG CTCTCCAGATTCAAGTGACAAAAACTTCAGCTTTGCAGGACACAACATATGCAGAGCTGAAGTGTCACAGCAGCTGCACTCCAGCTGTCTATCACTACATCTGGTTCAAGAATGGACAGAACCTTGGCCATACAGAATCTACCTATAAAGGCCCCATTAACACTACAGATAAAATCTCCTGTGCTGTATCAGAGCATGAGGAATACAGAGCTCCGGAAGTGT ATGCTCCAGTTTCTCCTTCTGTGTCAGTCAATTCCTCAGGTGACATATTTGAAGGCAAGCCAGCAACACTGAGGTGCAGGAGTCAAGCTAATCCACCCGCTTACTACACTTGGTACAAGAAGACTAAAACTTCAGCTCTTCAACATGTTAGTGAAGATTCACAGCTTTTCCTGAGCTCCATCCAATTGTCTGACTCTGGAGATTACTGCTGTGTAGCCAAGAACCAGTTGGGGGAAAGCCAATCTAAATATCTTAATGTTGATGTGAAAT ATGCTCCAAAGCGTGCAGATGTGTCACAGAGTCACAGGGAAGTAGTGGAGGGTGTTTCAGTAAATCTGACCTGTAGCAGTGATGGTAACCCAGCACCTAATTACAGTTGGTACAAAGACAACCAAATGATGCTTCAAGGACAACAAGGTGTGTATCAATTAACTTCTGTCAGGTCTGAGGACAGCGGCATCTACAATTGTCAAGCTGAGAACCAATATGGACTGATCAGCTCTTCATCTGTCCATATAAATGTGGAGT ATTCTCCAAGGCTTCCCTCTGTGTCTGTGAATCCTCCTGGTGAGATAGCAGTGGGTGGTTCAGTGAACTTGATCTGCAGCAGTGTTGCTAACCCAGCAGCTACCTATACCTGGTACAAAGAAAGCACAACTTCACCAGCAGCATCTGGACAAATGTTCACCATTGAGGCCATCAGACATGAACATGGTGGAAATTATTACTGTCAGGCCAGAAATAGCAGAGGACACCATAACTCCACCTTATATCTGATTGTGGTTTTAA GTTCAGCTACAACTGCTGTTGCTGGATCAATCACTTTTATATTCctctttggtttatttttgtctgcCTTTATCATTTTTAG aaaAAAGATGGCTTCAAGGCAAACTTCTGAGACCAGAGAGAGACCAGGAGTTATCTGGACAAACCACTCGGGTGTTAGTCTTCCTTTACATTAA